The DNA region TTCCACCGCGGCGCGCCGCCGCGCGTCTCGCATTGGCTGGGAGGGGAGTGAGATGACCATCACCAACGTCGTGGTGCCGAGCAAGCTGGTGCACGAGCGCGTCGTCGGGCCGTCCGACCGCGCCCGCTTCGAGGCGTGGGCCTCGCGCTACGTAGCGGCGGCGTCGCGCGCCCCGGGCCACGAGGGCACCTCGGTCATCGGCGCCGCGTCGGGAGAGTACTTCGTGCTCGTGCGCTTCGACTCGGAGGCGTCGCTGCAGGCGTGGCGCGCCTCGGCCGCGGAGCGGTCGCTGCTTGCGGAGGCGGACACGTTCAGTCGCGCCGCGGATGCACCGCAGGTGCGCACCGGCCTCGAGACCTGGTTCACGCTGCCCGACGGCCGGGTCCCGACCACGCCGCCGCCTGCCTGGAAGATGGCGGTGACGACCTGGGTCGCGTTGTATCCGATGGCCCTGGTGCTCGCCCGCCTGCTCATGCCGGTGCCGATGCCGTTCGTCGTCAACGTCGCGCTGAACACCGCCATCCCCGTGGCGCTGCTCACGTGGGTCGCGATGCCATGGCTCACTCGTGTGCTGGCGCCATGGCTGTATGGAAGAACCGGCACATCAGGAAGGATCGAGGCATGACGGAGGGGCAGGAGCGTGTCGTGGTGGTTGCCGGGGGCGCCGGCAACGTCGGCGAGGGCATCGTGCGGACCTTCCTCGACGAGGGGGCGACCGTCGTCGTGCCATCGCGCAGCGAGGCGCGGCTTGCGGCGCTGAGGCAGAGGATGGCTACGGCCGTCGTCGATCGGCTGGTCGGTGTGGCCGCCGACATCGGGACGCCCGACGGGGCCGCCGCCATCGCGGCGCAGGCCGAGTCGTACGCGCCCGTGGAGGTCGTCGTGGCGGCGCTCGGCGGCTGGTACCAGGGTCCGCCGGTGATCGAGACCGACTGGGCGACGTGGCAGCGCGTGCTGCACGACATCCTGCACACGCACTTCCTCGCGGCCCGCGCCCTGCTGCCGGCCCTGGTGCAGCGGCGCCGCGGGACGTATGTGCTGATCAACGGGTTCTCGGCCGAGGAGCCATACCCTGGCGCCGGTCCCGTGTCGGTCGGCGCCGCCGCGCAGCAGATGCTGTCGCGCATGCTGATGACGGAGCTCGAGCGCACGGGTGTCGGGGTGAGCCAGTTGGTGCTGGGCCCCGTGTACTCGCGATCGCGCAGCCGCGGGCGGCCCGAGTGGATCACGGCCGACGAGGTCGGCGCGTTCTGCGCGGCGCTGGCCGACGGCCGCCGGAAGCCCGGCCTGCATCGACTGATGACGAAGGCCGATCTGCAGGGCGCCGATGCGTGGACCCCGCTCTGATCGACAGGTAGATCTCCCGGGTAGATCACTGACCGCGGGACAAGTCCCGCGGCTACGACAGCATCACGCTGACTCAGGACGGGTCGGGCGGTAACGCGGCGAGCGATGACGAGGGGCACGGCGCGCCCGCCCTCGCCCGACGCGCTGGCGCACCGCCGGATGTCTCCCGTGGCGCCCGGCGCGTCCTCGCGTCACAATCAGCGGCGATCGATGCAGGCCTGCCGGTTGAGAGACAGATGAGCGTGAGAGATCTGTGGACCGCGGTCGCGGCGGCGTGGATGCTGAGCCTGCCCCTCGCCGGGGCGGCGACGGCGCAGTCGCGTCCTCCCGACATCGTCGTCTTCATCGCCGACGACCACAGCGTCCTCGACTCGAGCGTCTACGGGTCGACGGACATCAGGACGCCGTCGATGGACCGCCTGTCACGCGCCGGCCTGACCTTCGACCGGGCGTTCGTCGCCTCACCCAGTTGTGCGCCCAGTCGCGCCGCCTTCCTCACCGGCCTGATGCCGGCCCGCAATGGCGCCGAGGCCAACCACTCGAAGCCGCGGCCGGACATCCGCACCCTGCCGGCGTACCTGCAGGCCCTCGGCTACGAGGTGGTCGCCTTCGGCAAGGTCGCCCACTACAAGTACACGGCCGACTACGGCTTCGACCATTTCGCGCACGACACCTTCCATGACGACGTGGCGATCGCCAACGGGATAGCGTGGCTGCGCCAGCGCAAGCCGGGCAAGCCGTTGTGCATCCTCTTCGGCACCAACTGGCCGCACGTCCCGTGGCCCGAGGCCGGGGCCGACGCCCGGCCGTCGCCACGCGTGCCGGCGACGCACGTCGATACGCCGGAGACGCGCGAGATGCGCGCGCAGTACTACGCCGCGGTCGGCCGCATGGACAGCGAACTGGGCCAGGCCTACGACGCCGCGCGAGAGGTGCTCGGACCGAACACGTTCTTCCTGTTCTCGGCCGACAACGGCGCGCAGTGGCCGTTCGCCAAGTGGACGCTGTACGACGCCGGCATCCGCACGCCGATGATTGCCGTGTGGCCGGGCAGGATTGCCGCCGGGGGGCGCACGGACGCGATGGTGAGTTGGGTGGACCTGTTGCCGACGCTGATCGAGGTCGCCGGCGGCCAGGCGCCGCCGGGCCTCGACGGTCGATCGTTTGCCGGCGTGCTGCTCGGCCGGACGACGACGCATCGGGGGCGCATCTTCACGACACACACCAGCGACCCGCCGATGAACGTGTACCCGATCCGGAGCGTCCGGACCGCCGACTGGAAGTACATCCGCAACCTGCAGCCGGAGCGCACCTTCACGACGCACATCGATCGCGGCAAGCCGGTGGACGGCGCGGGCTACTTCGCGAGCTGGCGCAAGAAGGCGGCGACCGACCCGGCCGCCGCCGCAGTGGTCGCGCG from Luteitalea sp. TBR-22 includes:
- a CDS encoding antibiotic biosynthesis monooxygenase; translated protein: MTITNVVVPSKLVHERVVGPSDRARFEAWASRYVAAASRAPGHEGTSVIGAASGEYFVLVRFDSEASLQAWRASAAERSLLAEADTFSRAADAPQVRTGLETWFTLPDGRVPTTPPPAWKMAVTTWVALYPMALVLARLLMPVPMPFVVNVALNTAIPVALLTWVAMPWLTRVLAPWLYGRTGTSGRIEA
- a CDS encoding SDR family oxidoreductase; this encodes MTEGQERVVVVAGGAGNVGEGIVRTFLDEGATVVVPSRSEARLAALRQRMATAVVDRLVGVAADIGTPDGAAAIAAQAESYAPVEVVVAALGGWYQGPPVIETDWATWQRVLHDILHTHFLAARALLPALVQRRRGTYVLINGFSAEEPYPGAGPVSVGAAAQQMLSRMLMTELERTGVGVSQLVLGPVYSRSRSRGRPEWITADEVGAFCAALADGRRKPGLHRLMTKADLQGADAWTPL
- a CDS encoding sulfatase: MSVRDLWTAVAAAWMLSLPLAGAATAQSRPPDIVVFIADDHSVLDSSVYGSTDIRTPSMDRLSRAGLTFDRAFVASPSCAPSRAAFLTGLMPARNGAEANHSKPRPDIRTLPAYLQALGYEVVAFGKVAHYKYTADYGFDHFAHDTFHDDVAIANGIAWLRQRKPGKPLCILFGTNWPHVPWPEAGADARPSPRVPATHVDTPETREMRAQYYAAVGRMDSELGQAYDAAREVLGPNTFFLFSADNGAQWPFAKWTLYDAGIRTPMIAVWPGRIAAGGRTDAMVSWVDLLPTLIEVAGGQAPPGLDGRSFAGVLLGRTTTHRGRIFTTHTSDPPMNVYPIRSVRTADWKYIRNLQPERTFTTHIDRGKPVDGAGYFASWRKKAATDPAAAAVVARYHQRPAEELYDLRADPEERRNLAGDPRHASRLRTLRAELDAWMTASGDAGRVPGEP